In Desulfopila inferna, a single window of DNA contains:
- the tsaA gene encoding tRNA (N6-threonylcarbamoyladenosine(37)-N6)-methyltransferase TrmO, with translation MQSIGIIRSPFTELANMPIQPKGAAGAEGTIIVDPQFERGLDDLDGFSHIYLLYLFHKADRTELTVVPFMDDSPRGVFSTRSPLRPGHIGLSIVELLGRQGNELKVRGIDILDQTPLLDIKPYIAEFDEVKESRSGWLCASEEEVRKKRSDRRFT, from the coding sequence ATGCAATCGATCGGCATTATCAGATCACCCTTTACCGAACTGGCCAATATGCCAATTCAGCCCAAAGGCGCCGCCGGGGCTGAAGGTACTATTATCGTTGATCCTCAATTTGAACGCGGTCTTGACGATCTGGACGGTTTCAGCCACATCTATCTTCTCTACCTGTTTCATAAGGCAGACAGAACAGAACTGACTGTCGTACCCTTTATGGACGATTCCCCTCGGGGAGTTTTTTCGACACGATCACCTTTGCGTCCAGGACATATAGGTCTTTCCATCGTTGAACTGCTCGGGCGGCAAGGCAATGAGCTCAAGGTCAGAGGGATTGATATTCTTGACCAGACACCGCTCCTCGACATCAAGCCGTATATTGCGGAATTCGATGAGGTAAAGGAGAGCCGGTCGGGATGGTTATGTGCCAGTGAAGAGGAAGTGCGTAAAAAAAGATCGGATAGACGTTTTACGTAA
- a CDS encoding DJ-1/PfpI family protein, which yields MAMKKILMLVGDFVEDYEAMVPYQMLLMVGHDVETVCPEKKAGNTVKTAIHDFEGDQTYSEKPGHDFMITADFATIDPEQFDALVIPGGRAPEYLRLNARVLEIVRHFDKNSKPIAAVCHGPQILVAAGVLKGRSCSAYPACGPDVEVAGGTWIANNETFSDAHVDGNLVTAPAWPAHPQWIREFLKVLGTEITP from the coding sequence ATGGCAATGAAAAAAATACTGATGCTTGTTGGTGATTTTGTAGAAGATTATGAGGCAATGGTACCTTATCAGATGTTGTTGATGGTAGGGCACGATGTGGAAACGGTCTGTCCTGAGAAGAAGGCGGGTAATACGGTGAAAACGGCTATTCACGATTTCGAGGGAGATCAGACATATTCTGAAAAACCGGGACATGACTTCATGATAACCGCCGATTTTGCCACCATTGACCCGGAGCAGTTCGACGCCCTGGTTATCCCGGGCGGCAGAGCTCCCGAATATCTGCGCCTCAATGCCAGGGTACTGGAGATCGTGCGCCATTTCGACAAAAACAGCAAGCCCATCGCCGCAGTGTGTCATGGTCCGCAGATCCTGGTGGCGGCAGGAGTGCTGAAAGGCAGGTCATGTTCAGCCTATCCCGCCTGTGGCCCTGATGTCGAAGTCGCAGGAGGTACCTGGATTGCCAACAATGAAACATTCTCCGATGCTCATGTAGACGGCAATCTCGTGACGGCACCGGCCTGGCCTGCACATCCACAGTGGATCCGTGAATTTCTCAAGGTTCTGGGTACCGAGATCACTCCATAA
- a CDS encoding histidinol-phosphatase gives MKKNPARVSVHGGHSGQFCSHATDSLEEIIEAYIATGFSWVGITEHMPALADEFLYPEEKKAGFTVEFLNHRFGQYVREGRRLQHKYRHQVILFVGMEIETCKGYREMVGRFLEEFEPDYIVGSVHHVDDMPIDYSPDMYAEAAHSAGGMDNLYCRYFDQQFEMLKYFKPAVVGHFDLIRIYDPQYRNRLKKPPVMERIERNLDFIQQEGLILDYNLRALLKGADEPYVSREILSLARQREIAVVPGDDSHGADSIGLYIDRAMLELEKLGFNTNWRTPALYKKGNI, from the coding sequence ATGAAAAAAAATCCAGCAAGGGTATCGGTGCATGGCGGTCATAGCGGCCAATTCTGCAGTCATGCCACTGATTCTTTGGAAGAAATCATAGAAGCATATATTGCCACCGGCTTTTCGTGGGTCGGCATAACCGAACATATGCCTGCACTCGCGGATGAGTTTTTGTACCCGGAAGAAAAAAAGGCGGGATTCACCGTAGAGTTCCTCAACCATCGTTTTGGGCAATACGTTCGGGAGGGTCGCAGACTGCAGCACAAGTATCGGCACCAGGTAATCCTTTTTGTCGGAATGGAGATCGAGACGTGTAAGGGGTATCGGGAGATGGTCGGGAGATTCCTGGAGGAGTTTGAACCTGATTATATTGTCGGTTCAGTTCATCATGTCGATGATATGCCAATTGACTATTCGCCGGATATGTATGCCGAGGCTGCACACAGTGCGGGTGGAATGGATAATCTCTATTGTCGATATTTCGACCAGCAGTTTGAGATGCTGAAGTATTTTAAACCGGCGGTGGTTGGGCATTTTGACCTCATCCGCATCTATGATCCGCAATATAGAAACAGGTTGAAAAAGCCGCCTGTTATGGAGCGTATTGAGCGAAATCTGGATTTCATTCAGCAGGAGGGATTAATTCTCGATTATAATCTACGTGCCCTGCTGAAAGGAGCTGATGAGCCATATGTAAGCAGAGAAATCCTTTCTCTGGCGCGTCAACGGGAAATTGCCGTGGTGCCTGGTGATGACTCACATGGGGCTGACTCGATTGGTTTGTATATAGACAGGGCCATGCTCGAGCTGGAAAAACTGGGATTTAATACCAACTGGCGAACACCTGCTCTGTATAAAAAGGGAAATATCTGA
- a CDS encoding universal stress protein: MKAITNIVVPVDLEEHTEKLVEYAAYMAEKLSADLTLVHVIEPFRAIGDMELGTATVEKYNQNRVDHAKEFLEKLVSAYPSCKSAKVISGDIVDEIVAFAQGQETALIIIGTHGSKGIEKLLLGSVAERVVKRAHCPTLVMNPFKQ; this comes from the coding sequence ATGAAAGCTATCACAAACATCGTTGTACCCGTCGACTTGGAAGAACATACCGAAAAGCTGGTCGAATATGCTGCATACATGGCGGAGAAACTCTCAGCCGACCTGACTCTTGTTCATGTTATCGAGCCTTTCCGGGCCATCGGCGACATGGAGCTCGGCACAGCAACTGTAGAGAAATATAACCAGAATCGTGTTGATCATGCCAAAGAATTTCTGGAAAAGCTGGTTTCCGCCTATCCCAGCTGTAAAAGCGCCAAAGTTATCTCAGGAGACATCGTCGATGAAATTGTCGCATTTGCACAAGGACAGGAGACTGCTCTCATCATTATCGGCACCCACGGTTCCAAAGGGATAGAAAAGCTTCTTCTGGGAAGTGTCGCCGAACGTGTCGTTAAACGTGCTCACTGCCCGACCCTGGTAATGAATCCTTTCAAACAGTAA
- a CDS encoding transglutaminase-like domain-containing protein translates to MPPRFDNYLQTTYFLDFENPVVSDFAEAHCDTSAEPRTKAVQLYYAVRDKITYDPYDLQPDRSTLRASSVICKGVGYCVAKAVLLAALARQQGIPARLGFADVTNHLSTTKLRRVMESDVFVYHGYTELYLQEKWVKATPAFNLSLCTRFNVRPLEFDGVNDSLFHEFDLHGQKHMEYMADHGHFEDLPFNRMFKAYEQQYPGMFERFRNLKETDFSREAEEENTPLGDS, encoded by the coding sequence ATGCCGCCCCGCTTTGATAATTACTTGCAGACAACCTATTTTTTAGATTTCGAAAACCCTGTTGTTAGTGATTTTGCAGAAGCACACTGCGATACCTCTGCAGAACCACGGACCAAAGCTGTTCAGTTGTATTATGCGGTCAGGGACAAAATCACCTATGATCCCTATGACCTGCAACCAGATCGCAGCACCCTGCGGGCAAGCTCAGTCATCTGCAAAGGCGTGGGCTACTGCGTCGCCAAGGCCGTCCTTCTCGCGGCCCTGGCCAGACAGCAGGGGATTCCGGCCCGTCTGGGCTTTGCCGATGTGACAAATCATCTCAGCACCACAAAGCTGCGTCGGGTGATGGAGAGTGATGTGTTTGTCTACCATGGCTACACCGAGCTTTACCTTCAGGAAAAATGGGTGAAAGCCACTCCCGCTTTCAACCTATCCCTGTGCACACGATTCAATGTCCGCCCGCTGGAGTTTGACGGTGTCAATGATTCACTTTTTCATGAGTTCGACCTGCATGGCCAGAAACATATGGAATACATGGCAGACCACGGTCACTTTGAAGATCTGCCATTCAACCGAATGTTCAAAGCCTATGAACAGCAGTACCCTGGCATGTTTGAACGGTTCAGGAATCTCAAGGAAACCGACTTCTCCAGGGAGGCCGAGGAAGAAAATACACCTCTTGGTGATTCATGA
- a CDS encoding HesA/MoeB/ThiF family protein has product MNSDLEKLLKERARQQRRPDGTAYLSLPHRDEISIASLTGASLRKVQISALLNDVIPERYCRNQRSLTSAEQILLLRSHVAVIGQGGLGGTVTEILARLGIGSLTLVDGDVFEESNLNRQLLATVDTLGLKKAETGGQRVRAINPAVEVEVVNEFLTKKNGSAILAGAHLAVDCLDSIPSRFILEEACRESDIALVSAAIAGAAGQAMVIFPGETGLRQIYGDPDSTPQKGIETRLGTLPYAAIFMAAVECAEVVSLLCRQNSSLRSSLLIANIDDKTMETISLT; this is encoded by the coding sequence ATGAACAGTGATCTTGAAAAACTGCTCAAAGAACGAGCCAGACAGCAGAGGCGTCCGGACGGCACAGCATATCTCAGTCTCCCTCACAGAGATGAGATTTCCATCGCCAGCCTTACAGGGGCATCACTCAGGAAAGTACAGATCTCAGCCTTGCTCAACGATGTCATTCCCGAACGTTACTGCCGCAACCAGAGGAGTCTGACCAGCGCTGAACAAATACTCCTTCTCCGTTCTCATGTTGCCGTTATCGGGCAGGGCGGTCTCGGCGGCACGGTCACGGAAATACTGGCGCGCCTCGGAATCGGCAGCCTTACGCTGGTAGACGGCGATGTCTTCGAGGAAAGCAATCTTAACCGGCAACTACTTGCCACGGTCGATACTCTGGGCTTGAAAAAAGCCGAAACCGGCGGACAACGGGTGCGCGCCATCAATCCTGCGGTGGAGGTTGAGGTGGTCAATGAATTTCTGACGAAAAAGAATGGCTCCGCCATTCTTGCCGGAGCACACCTGGCGGTGGACTGTCTCGACTCTATTCCCTCCAGATTCATCCTCGAAGAGGCCTGCCGCGAAAGCGATATTGCACTGGTTTCGGCGGCCATCGCGGGTGCCGCCGGGCAAGCCATGGTAATTTTTCCCGGAGAAACCGGTCTTCGACAAATTTATGGAGACCCCGATTCCACACCTCAAAAAGGAATAGAGACACGGCTGGGAACCTTGCCTTATGCCGCGATCTTCATGGCCGCTGTTGAATGTGCCGAGGTGGTATCTCTGCTCTGCAGGCAGAACTCTTCTTTACGCAGTTCCCTGCTTATAGCCAATATAGATGACAAGACCATGGAAACGATTTCTCTGACTTAG
- the lpdA gene encoding dihydrolipoyl dehydrogenase, with the protein MSESKKFDLVVLGGGPGGYTAAFRGADLGLSVCLIEKGNRLGGVCLNVGCIPSKTLLHGALVIEEAQEAADFGITFNKPEIDLEAMRAKKESVIKKLTDGLDGLVKARKITRITGNGVFQDQESLKVTTAEGDSVIGFKNAIIATGSRPFALPGQPEDSRIWDSSDALRLDFIPGRLLIIGGGVIGLEMAQVYSALGSEITIVEMLDQLIPPADKDMVQPLFQKLKKIYTIMTNAKVTKITAEENAVKVVIEHKEKEETSEYDAVLIAVGRKPNSEEIGLDKLGITTSSRGYIEVDEQQRTSAATVFAIGDVVGDPMLAHKATHQGKVAAEVCAGHNSAFSALAIPAVAYTNPEVAWMGFTEKEAKEKGIEYDKGKFSWGASGRALSSGAAIGASKVLFSKETGRIIGAAICGLNGGELIHEAVVALELGADAEDISKTIHAHPTLSETFAFACEMVDGSITDALPPKKKK; encoded by the coding sequence GTGAGCGAGAGCAAAAAATTTGATCTGGTTGTCCTCGGCGGAGGCCCGGGCGGCTACACTGCTGCATTCCGTGGTGCCGATCTCGGCTTGAGCGTTTGTCTGATTGAGAAGGGCAATCGTCTTGGCGGCGTCTGCCTCAATGTCGGCTGTATACCCTCGAAAACATTGCTTCATGGGGCACTGGTCATCGAAGAGGCGCAGGAGGCTGCCGATTTTGGTATCACCTTTAACAAGCCGGAAATTGATCTTGAGGCCATGCGTGCCAAAAAAGAATCCGTGATAAAAAAACTCACCGACGGCCTTGACGGTCTTGTCAAGGCCAGAAAAATCACCCGCATCACCGGCAACGGAGTTTTTCAGGACCAGGAATCACTCAAGGTCACGACTGCAGAAGGGGATTCGGTAATTGGTTTTAAAAATGCTATAATCGCAACCGGCTCACGGCCCTTCGCCCTGCCTGGACAGCCGGAGGATTCCCGCATCTGGGACTCAAGTGATGCTCTGCGCCTGGACTTTATTCCGGGACGGCTCCTTATTATAGGCGGCGGTGTCATCGGCTTGGAGATGGCCCAGGTATATAGTGCCCTGGGGTCTGAAATCACCATAGTGGAGATGCTCGACCAGTTGATTCCGCCAGCGGATAAGGACATGGTGCAGCCGCTTTTCCAGAAGCTGAAAAAAATCTATACCATCATGACCAATGCCAAAGTTACAAAAATCACGGCCGAGGAGAACGCGGTAAAGGTTGTTATTGAGCATAAAGAGAAGGAAGAAACCAGCGAATATGATGCCGTTCTTATTGCTGTCGGCCGCAAGCCCAACAGCGAAGAGATAGGTCTGGATAAGCTTGGCATCACGACGTCTTCGCGTGGCTATATCGAGGTGGATGAGCAACAGAGAACTTCTGCCGCCACCGTTTTTGCAATCGGCGATGTTGTGGGTGACCCTATGCTTGCCCATAAGGCAACCCATCAGGGTAAGGTTGCAGCCGAGGTGTGTGCCGGCCATAATTCTGCCTTTTCCGCACTCGCCATTCCGGCAGTGGCATATACCAATCCGGAAGTGGCCTGGATGGGATTCACTGAGAAAGAGGCAAAAGAGAAAGGCATTGAGTATGATAAAGGAAAATTCTCCTGGGGAGCGAGTGGCCGTGCCCTGTCATCGGGCGCCGCCATAGGTGCGAGCAAGGTGCTTTTCTCAAAGGAGACGGGGCGAATAATCGGTGCCGCCATCTGTGGGCTCAACGGCGGCGAACTCATTCATGAAGCTGTTGTGGCCCTGGAACTTGGAGCCGACGCCGAGGATATCAGCAAGACTATTCATGCTCACCCGACTTTGTCGGAAACCTTCGCGTTTGCCTGTGAAATGGTGGATGGTTCGATAACAGACGCTTTGCCGCCGAAAAAGAAGAAATAA
- a CDS encoding 2-oxo acid dehydrogenase subunit E2 — protein sequence MATEKVTIPDFGDVQEITVVDVYVSPGDKVEVEDPLIALESEKAVMDIPSTAAGIVKEVYLKEEDEVGSGDAIVLLETSEEESSEEESAGEESAGKEEKPRQQKEETEKEVQPQKAEKKETAGEKTEKHQKPDEQEQQPEEAEPGEYHATPSVRAYAREQDVELANLTGTGPKGRILKEDVDKFQKGGRKKATAEIPSDTFQPKPLEDFSKYGETEEIALGRIKKISGPQLLRSWVTIPHVTHFDEADVTDLEAFRQRMNAESEEEGMRYSALVFIIKAVVATLKAFPAVNSSLVPGGASLIYKYFYNIGIAVDTPDGLMVPVIRNAEKKGIREIAAELKKLSGAAREGKLGIPDMQGASFTISSLGGIGGTGFAPIVNAPQVAILGLSRNYKKPVWHEEQQVFRPRLTLPFSLSYDHRVIDGAEAARFCRALSRSIEDLRRAL from the coding sequence ATGGCCACAGAAAAGGTCACTATTCCCGATTTTGGAGATGTGCAGGAGATTACCGTCGTCGATGTCTATGTCTCGCCGGGAGACAAGGTCGAGGTGGAAGATCCCTTAATCGCTCTGGAGAGTGAAAAGGCGGTCATGGACATCCCTTCGACGGCTGCCGGAATTGTCAAAGAGGTTTATCTGAAAGAGGAAGACGAGGTCGGCAGCGGTGATGCCATCGTCTTGCTTGAAACCTCCGAGGAAGAATCCTCCGAGGAAGAATCCGCCGGGGAAGAATCCGCCGGGAAAGAGGAGAAGCCGCGGCAGCAGAAGGAAGAGACTGAAAAAGAGGTTCAGCCGCAAAAGGCGGAAAAAAAAGAAACGGCCGGAGAAAAAACTGAAAAACACCAAAAGCCCGACGAGCAGGAACAACAGCCTGAGGAGGCTGAACCGGGAGAATATCATGCGACGCCTTCGGTGCGGGCCTATGCCCGGGAGCAGGATGTTGAGCTTGCCAATTTGACGGGAACAGGACCCAAGGGGCGGATTTTAAAAGAAGATGTTGATAAATTTCAAAAAGGTGGTAGGAAGAAGGCAACAGCGGAGATACCTTCCGACACTTTCCAGCCCAAGCCGCTAGAGGATTTCAGTAAATATGGCGAGACCGAAGAGATTGCCCTGGGGAGGATCAAGAAGATTTCCGGTCCACAGCTTCTCCGGAGCTGGGTCACCATCCCGCATGTCACCCATTTTGATGAGGCCGACGTCACAGACCTGGAGGCCTTTCGTCAAAGGATGAATGCCGAGTCCGAAGAGGAAGGTATGCGCTACAGTGCTCTGGTCTTCATTATCAAGGCAGTGGTTGCAACGCTGAAAGCATTTCCCGCCGTCAACAGCTCATTGGTTCCCGGGGGCGCTTCACTCATATATAAATATTTTTATAATATCGGCATAGCTGTCGACACTCCCGATGGCCTCATGGTTCCGGTGATCAGAAATGCGGAGAAAAAGGGGATCAGGGAGATCGCCGCAGAGTTGAAAAAATTGAGTGGAGCCGCCAGAGAGGGCAAACTCGGCATTCCCGATATGCAGGGCGCTTCCTTCACCATCTCCAGCCTCGGCGGCATCGGAGGAACCGGTTTTGCCCCGATTGTGAATGCCCCGCAGGTCGCCATCCTGGGACTTTCCAGGAATTACAAGAAACCGGTATGGCATGAAGAGCAGCAGGTTTTCAGGCCACGGCTTACCCTGCCGTTTTCCCTTTCTTATGACCATCGGGTCATCGATGGAGCGGAGGCGGCCAGGTTCTGCCGGGCTTTGAGCCGCAGTATTGAAGATCTCAGGCGAGCATTATGA
- the aceE gene encoding pyruvate dehydrogenase (acetyl-transferring), homodimeric type, which produces MSPYYNDPDPQETQDWLDSLEGVIRHEGKEKADFLLQELTDRARSRGVVTSPGILSPYCNTIPPEEGEKFPDDSTVARNVAAYVRWNAMAMVAKANKNGKSLGGHIATYTSVSAMYEVGFNWFFRGPDSKYGADLIYFQGHSSPGVYARAYVEGRLDDKQLEHFRREVDGHGLSSYPHPYLMPNFWQYPTVSMGLGPMAAIYQARFMRYMDNRGLKEAGDRKVWLFMGDGEADEPESLGALTVASRDKLDNLIFVVNCNLQRLDGPVRGNSSIIQELEGRFRGADWNVIKLIWGSEWDKILERDKEGLLLKKLGSMVDGEYQTIRAKGPEYLRQKVFSDDPRLLAMVEDISDAELWQLNRGGHDPRKVYSAFSAAAKFKGKPTVILVKTIKGYGMGQSGESVMVAHNVKKMDLEALKAFRDRFHVPLEDDKLEELPFIRPEKGSEEQRFLQKRREALGGDVPYRETRKIPLDAPDEKVFAPLLKSSKDRELSTTMAFVRLLTKLVKDKNVGPNVVPIIPDEARTFGMEGLFRQLGIYAPSGQLYEPQDSETVAWYREDPKGQIFEEGITEAGSISTWTAAGTSHANYGIPMIPFYTFYSMFGFQRVGDQIWAAADAGTRGFLMGATSGRTTLNGEGLQHQDGHGLLYASAVPTCQAYDPTFAYELAVIVRKGMERMFVDCEDVFYYITLLNENYHHPDMPEGVEENIHRGMYLFRRGGEGDLRVQLMGSGAIFREVIAAADLLAEDFEVESDIWSILGVNQLHRQAMLVEDWNRKHPQEEKKSCYIEEMMDGSQGPAIACTDYVRAYVEQIRRCIPAPLTVLGTDGFGRSDTIPKLRDFFGVDKYHVVVAALQALADQEKIPTSTVGKAMEKYGLDPETAHSISR; this is translated from the coding sequence ATGAGTCCATATTATAACGATCCGGATCCCCAGGAAACCCAGGACTGGCTGGATTCACTGGAGGGTGTGATCAGACACGAGGGCAAAGAGAAAGCTGATTTTCTCCTGCAGGAGCTCACCGACAGGGCACGGTCCCGGGGAGTAGTCACCTCGCCGGGTATCCTTTCTCCTTACTGCAATACCATCCCGCCGGAGGAAGGAGAGAAGTTTCCCGATGATTCTACAGTAGCCAGGAACGTTGCAGCCTATGTCCGCTGGAATGCCATGGCCATGGTGGCCAAGGCCAATAAAAACGGGAAAAGCCTGGGCGGCCATATTGCAACATATACCTCTGTTTCGGCAATGTATGAAGTCGGTTTCAATTGGTTTTTCAGGGGACCGGATTCCAAATACGGTGCCGATCTCATTTATTTCCAGGGCCATAGCTCCCCCGGGGTGTATGCACGCGCCTATGTCGAAGGACGGCTGGATGACAAGCAGCTGGAGCATTTTCGTCGGGAGGTTGACGGACATGGTCTGTCTTCATACCCTCACCCTTATCTTATGCCCAACTTCTGGCAGTATCCTACGGTTTCGATGGGGCTGGGACCCATGGCCGCAATATATCAGGCCAGATTCATGCGCTATATGGACAATCGCGGCCTGAAGGAGGCTGGAGACAGAAAAGTCTGGCTGTTCATGGGTGACGGCGAGGCTGACGAGCCCGAATCCCTCGGCGCCCTGACCGTGGCTTCCCGGGATAAGCTCGATAACCTTATCTTTGTGGTAAACTGCAATCTGCAGCGTCTCGACGGTCCGGTTCGCGGCAACAGCAGTATAATACAGGAACTGGAGGGGAGATTTCGCGGCGCCGACTGGAATGTCATCAAACTTATCTGGGGATCGGAATGGGATAAAATTCTGGAGCGGGATAAGGAGGGGCTGCTGCTCAAAAAACTCGGGTCGATGGTTGACGGGGAATACCAGACAATTCGAGCTAAAGGTCCTGAATACCTGCGCCAAAAAGTTTTCAGTGACGATCCCAGGCTGCTGGCCATGGTCGAGGATATCAGCGATGCGGAGTTGTGGCAGCTGAACAGGGGGGGCCATGACCCCAGGAAAGTATATTCCGCCTTCAGCGCCGCAGCAAAATTTAAAGGCAAGCCCACGGTTATTCTGGTCAAGACCATTAAAGGGTATGGCATGGGGCAATCCGGCGAATCGGTAATGGTCGCCCATAATGTCAAGAAGATGGATCTTGAGGCGCTGAAGGCTTTTCGCGACCGCTTCCATGTTCCTCTTGAAGACGACAAGCTGGAAGAACTGCCGTTTATCCGGCCTGAAAAAGGCAGTGAAGAGCAGCGTTTTCTCCAAAAACGCCGCGAGGCTCTCGGGGGAGATGTTCCCTATCGTGAAACCCGGAAAATTCCACTTGACGCACCTGACGAGAAGGTGTTCGCCCCGCTTCTGAAATCCTCAAAAGACCGGGAACTCTCGACCACCATGGCGTTTGTCCGTCTGTTGACCAAGCTGGTCAAGGACAAGAATGTCGGCCCCAATGTCGTACCCATTATTCCGGATGAGGCACGCACCTTCGGCATGGAAGGGCTTTTCCGGCAGCTTGGTATTTATGCGCCCAGCGGACAGCTCTATGAACCTCAGGATTCGGAGACCGTGGCCTGGTATCGGGAAGACCCTAAAGGACAGATATTCGAGGAAGGTATTACCGAAGCCGGTTCCATTTCCACCTGGACGGCTGCGGGAACATCGCATGCCAATTACGGAATACCGATGATCCCCTTTTATACCTTCTACTCAATGTTTGGATTTCAGCGGGTGGGTGACCAGATATGGGCAGCAGCCGATGCAGGCACGCGGGGGTTTCTGATGGGAGCCACCTCCGGGCGGACAACCCTCAACGGCGAAGGGCTGCAGCATCAGGACGGTCATGGACTGCTCTACGCCTCGGCCGTGCCCACCTGTCAGGCTTATGATCCGACCTTTGCCTACGAGCTTGCGGTTATTGTCCGCAAGGGGATGGAGCGCATGTTCGTCGATTGTGAAGATGTTTTTTATTATATCACCCTGCTCAATGAAAACTACCATCATCCGGACATGCCTGAAGGGGTTGAGGAAAACATCCACAGAGGAATGTATCTCTTTCGCCGGGGAGGAGAAGGCGATCTACGGGTCCAGTTGATGGGCAGCGGCGCCATCTTTCGTGAAGTAATCGCGGCAGCGGATCTGCTGGCCGAGGATTTTGAGGTGGAATCCGATATCTGGTCGATACTCGGCGTCAATCAGCTCCATCGCCAGGCCATGCTTGTCGAAGACTGGAACAGGAAACATCCACAGGAGGAAAAAAAATCCTGCTATATCGAAGAGATGATGGATGGTTCTCAGGGTCCGGCAATTGCCTGCACCGATTATGTCCGTGCCTACGTGGAGCAGATTCGCAGGTGCATTCCCGCCCCGCTCACTGTCCTGGGGACCGATGGGTTCGGGCGTAGTGATACCATTCCGAAACTACGCGACTTTTTCGGCGTTGATAAATACCATGTAGTGGTTGCGGCGCTACAGGCCCTTGCCGATCAGGAAAAGATCCCCACTTCCACCGTAGGGAAGGCTATGGAAAAATATGGGCTCGATCCTGAAACCGCTCATTCAATCAGTAGATAA
- a CDS encoding acyl-CoA thioesterase, whose protein sequence is MTERYSAKYKVTIGDINYGGHLGNDKALVIFHDARIDFLQSLGYSEKDIGDQRGIIMVESGVKYHREVFLHDELLVLIGVSELKGKKFTFEYSVRRGADEELVIGGFTVFLAFDYTTRKVAAVPEGFRAKLGPFVFSVPFGDS, encoded by the coding sequence ATGACTGAAAGATATAGTGCAAAATATAAGGTAACCATCGGCGATATAAATTACGGCGGCCACCTGGGGAATGACAAAGCTTTGGTAATTTTTCATGATGCCCGGATCGATTTCCTGCAATCTCTCGGATACTCTGAGAAGGATATCGGCGATCAGCGAGGAATTATCATGGTAGAAAGCGGGGTGAAATATCACCGTGAGGTTTTTCTTCACGATGAATTGCTGGTGTTGATCGGAGTGAGCGAACTGAAGGGAAAAAAATTCACCTTTGAGTATTCAGTACGCCGAGGCGCGGACGAAGAGTTGGTTATAGGTGGATTCACGGTTTTTTTGGCGTTTGATTATACGACGAGAAAAGTTGCTGCGGTGCCGGAGGGTTTCAGGGCTAAGTTGGGTCCTTTTGTTTTTAGTGTCCCCTTTGGGGATAGTTAA
- a CDS encoding metal-dependent hydrolase has translation MKLRYFSHSSFQITTDAGQVILIDPFLDDNPTSPVKSDEVSADFIVLTHAHGDHIGDAFKIAKRTNPLFICVNELANYCIDKGFQAHNMHIGGSHKFDFGTLKFTIAHHGSMTPDNTYGGEPAGVILGIEGKNIYHTGDTGLFYDMKLIGEMTPLDYMLLPIGDNFTMGIKDAVKAVELADPKIAIPMHYNTFPVIEADPQEFKRHVEACGKKAVVLEFGEEVIV, from the coding sequence ATGAAGCTCAGATATTTTTCACACTCCTCATTTCAGATCACTACGGATGCTGGCCAGGTTATTCTCATCGATCCTTTTCTCGATGACAATCCGACATCTCCGGTCAAATCAGATGAAGTTTCAGCTGATTTTATAGTGCTGACCCATGCTCATGGTGATCATATCGGTGATGCGTTCAAGATTGCCAAAAGAACCAACCCGTTATTTATCTGCGTCAATGAGCTGGCAAATTATTGTATCGATAAAGGCTTCCAGGCCCATAATATGCATATTGGCGGGTCCCACAAATTTGATTTCGGCACTTTGAAGTTCACCATTGCCCATCATGGCTCAATGACGCCGGACAACACCTATGGTGGAGAACCGGCAGGTGTTATTCTAGGCATTGAAGGCAAAAACATCTATCATACCGGGGATACCGGCCTGTTCTACGATATGAAGCTGATAGGAGAGATGACGCCGCTTGACTATATGCTGCTGCCCATCGGCGATAATTTTACCATGGGGATAAAGGATGCGGTCAAGGCGGTGGAACTGGCTGATCCAAAAATCGCCATTCCCATGCATTACAACACCTTTCCCGTCATTGAGGCGGACCCGCAGGAATTTAAACGACATGTGGAAGCTTGCGGGAAGAAAGCGGTTGTGCTGGAATTTGGTGAAGAGGTTATTGTTTAG